One Azospirillum sp. TSA2s genomic region harbors:
- a CDS encoding pilus assembly protein TadG-related protein — MTLVYRPLPYGGHEDRRTGRHLLLVVALILAIPTALGAGCTVDALRSYAVEARLSQAVDAAALAGGRVMFDSQRDGHIRSFFDKAFPNGFLGSNLSPLTIAEDAAAGTLTVSAHATVNAIFLRLFGKKEVTVEAQSVVRRGLHARTKLQ; from the coding sequence ATGACTTTGGTCTATCGTCCCCTGCCCTATGGCGGGCACGAAGACCGGCGGACGGGCCGCCACCTGCTTCTGGTGGTCGCGCTGATCCTCGCCATTCCGACCGCTTTGGGCGCCGGCTGCACCGTCGATGCTCTGCGCAGCTATGCCGTGGAGGCGCGGCTGTCGCAAGCCGTCGATGCCGCCGCATTGGCCGGCGGTCGGGTGATGTTCGATTCGCAACGCGACGGCCACATCCGCAGTTTCTTCGACAAGGCCTTCCCCAACGGCTTCCTGGGATCGAACCTGTCGCCGCTGACGATCGCCGAGGATGCGGCGGCCGGCACGCTGACAGTCAGCGCCCACGCCACCGTCAACGCCATCTTCCTGCGCCTGTTCGGCAAGAAGGAAGTGACGGTGGAGGCCCAATCCGTCGTCCGCCGCGGTCTGCACGCCCGCACCAAGCTGCAATAA
- a CDS encoding CidA/LrgA family protein → MLGTLTLLLLCQLAGELAARLLHLPIPGPVLGMLLLFAGLLLRGGVPAAIQDTAGGLLRHLSLLFVPAGVGVMVHVTRLETEALPIIVALFGSTLFGIAVTAKVMAFLLSRSDPRLEDVQPAGNSAKGDRT, encoded by the coding sequence ATGCTCGGAACCCTGACGCTCCTGCTGCTCTGCCAACTGGCCGGCGAGTTGGCCGCCCGCCTGCTGCACCTGCCGATCCCCGGCCCGGTGCTGGGCATGCTGCTGCTGTTCGCCGGCCTCCTGCTGCGCGGCGGCGTGCCGGCCGCGATCCAGGACACCGCGGGCGGGCTTCTGCGTCACCTGTCCCTGCTGTTCGTGCCGGCCGGCGTCGGCGTGATGGTGCATGTCACCCGCCTGGAGACGGAGGCGCTGCCGATCATCGTCGCCCTGTTCGGCAGCACCCTGTTCGGCATTGCGGTGACCGCCAAGGTGATGGCCTTCCTGTTGAGCCGCAGCGATCCGCGGCTGGAGGACGTGCAGCCGGCCGGGAATTCGGCGAAGGGAGACCGGACATGA
- a CDS encoding LrgB family protein: MSADLHQIWVYLSASPLAGLTLTLVAYQIGLWVFEKLGRRPVLNPVLIAVVLIAGTLSLSGIDYRTYFDGAQFVHFLLGPATVALAVPLYNQFQEVRRSALAMMVALLVGSAASALSAVALVWICGGTKVTILSMAPKSVTSPIAMGVSEQIGGLPSLTAVFVIITGIVAASLGTWVLNLVRVKDWRARGFGMGVAAHGIGTARALQVNEVAGAFAGLGMGLNGLATALLLPTLYHLIWG, translated from the coding sequence ATGAGCGCCGATCTCCACCAGATCTGGGTCTATCTGTCTGCCAGCCCGCTGGCCGGGCTGACGCTGACCCTGGTCGCCTACCAGATCGGCCTGTGGGTGTTCGAGAAGCTGGGCCGCCGCCCGGTGCTGAACCCGGTGCTGATCGCCGTCGTCCTGATCGCCGGCACGCTGAGCCTGTCGGGCATCGATTACCGCACCTACTTCGACGGCGCGCAGTTCGTCCATTTCCTCCTCGGACCGGCCACGGTGGCGCTGGCCGTCCCGCTCTACAACCAGTTCCAGGAGGTGCGGCGCTCGGCCCTGGCAATGATGGTGGCGCTGCTGGTCGGGTCGGCCGCCTCGGCACTCAGCGCGGTGGCGCTGGTCTGGATCTGCGGTGGCACGAAGGTGACGATCCTATCGATGGCGCCGAAATCCGTCACCTCCCCCATCGCCATGGGCGTGTCGGAGCAGATCGGCGGACTGCCATCGCTGACCGCGGTGTTCGTCATCATCACCGGCATCGTCGCCGCCAGCCTCGGCACCTGGGTGCTGAACCTTGTCCGGGTGAAGGACTGGCGCGCCCGCGGATTCGGGATGGGGGTGGCGGCGCACGGCATCGGCACCGCCCGCGCGCTTCAGGTCAACGAGGTGGCGGGCGCCTTCGCCGGGCTGGGCATGGGGCTGAACGGGCTGGCGACGGCGCTGCTGCTGCCCACGCTCTATCACCTGATCTGGGGCTGA
- the leuA gene encoding 2-isopropylmalate synthase, whose translation MSTATNIPTLPKSPSKYAPFPQVKLTDRQWPSRTLDKAPMWCSVDLRDGNQALIEPMGPDRKRAMFDLLLRMGFKEIEVGFPAASQTDFDFCREIIEQGKIPDGVTIQVLTQSREELIRRTFDGIKGAKRAIVHLYNSTSELQRRVVFGLDRQGIVDIAIAGTKLIKQLAAETPETEIVLQYSPESFTGTELDFAVEICEAVMETWGASPTNKVILNLPATVEMSMPNVHADQIEWFCRTLKNRESAIISLHPHNDRGTGVAAAEMGLLAGADRVEGTLFGNGERTGNVDVVTLALNMFTQGVDPELNIDDINEIVRVSEYCTQLPVHPRHPYAGELVFTAFSGSHQDAINKGLKALTKSNTGKWEVPYLPIDPQDLGRSYEAVIRINSQSGKGGIAYVLEKDYGLQIPRRLQIEFSKVVQRVADETGKELSPADIHAAFKAEYLDADSPLELVEHSTEPRGPNSGARAMSVVMRRNGEIITTKGKGNGPIDAFLDALRQGCGTDLHVVDYREHAIGSGEDAQACAYVEVKTGDRTLFGVGIDADIVTASLRALVSAANRATR comes from the coding sequence ATGAGCACCGCCACCAACATCCCGACCCTGCCGAAGTCCCCGTCCAAATACGCCCCCTTCCCCCAGGTGAAGCTGACCGACCGCCAGTGGCCGTCGCGCACCCTGGACAAGGCGCCGATGTGGTGCTCGGTCGACCTGCGCGACGGCAACCAGGCGCTGATCGAGCCGATGGGGCCGGACCGCAAGCGCGCGATGTTCGACCTGCTGCTGCGCATGGGCTTCAAGGAGATCGAGGTCGGCTTCCCAGCCGCCTCGCAGACCGATTTCGACTTCTGCCGCGAGATCATCGAGCAGGGCAAGATCCCCGACGGCGTCACCATCCAGGTGCTGACCCAGTCGCGTGAGGAACTGATCCGCCGCACCTTCGACGGCATCAAGGGCGCCAAGCGGGCCATCGTCCACCTGTACAACTCCACGTCCGAGCTGCAGCGCCGCGTGGTGTTCGGGCTGGATCGCCAGGGCATCGTCGACATTGCGATCGCCGGCACCAAGCTGATCAAGCAACTGGCCGCCGAAACGCCGGAAACCGAGATCGTCCTGCAGTACTCGCCGGAAAGCTTCACCGGCACCGAGTTGGATTTCGCGGTCGAGATCTGCGAGGCGGTGATGGAGACCTGGGGGGCCTCGCCCACCAACAAGGTCATCCTGAACCTGCCGGCCACGGTCGAGATGTCGATGCCGAACGTGCATGCCGACCAGATCGAGTGGTTCTGCCGCACCCTGAAGAACCGCGAATCGGCGATCATCTCGCTGCACCCGCACAACGATCGCGGCACCGGCGTCGCCGCGGCTGAGATGGGGCTGCTGGCCGGTGCCGACCGCGTCGAAGGCACCCTGTTCGGCAACGGCGAGCGCACCGGCAACGTCGACGTCGTCACGCTGGCGCTGAACATGTTCACCCAGGGCGTCGATCCGGAACTGAACATCGACGACATCAACGAGATCGTCCGCGTGTCGGAATACTGCACGCAGCTGCCGGTCCACCCGCGCCATCCCTATGCCGGCGAGCTGGTGTTCACCGCTTTCTCGGGCTCGCACCAGGACGCCATCAACAAGGGTCTGAAGGCGCTGACCAAGTCCAACACCGGCAAGTGGGAGGTCCCGTACCTGCCCATCGACCCGCAGGATCTGGGCCGCAGCTATGAGGCGGTGATCCGCATCAACAGCCAGTCCGGCAAGGGCGGCATCGCCTATGTGCTGGAGAAGGACTACGGCCTGCAGATCCCGCGCCGCCTGCAGATCGAGTTCTCCAAGGTCGTGCAGCGCGTCGCCGACGAGACCGGCAAGGAGCTGTCGCCCGCCGACATCCACGCCGCCTTCAAGGCGGAGTATCTGGACGCCGACAGCCCGCTGGAACTGGTCGAGCATTCGACCGAGCCGCGCGGCCCGAACTCCGGCGCCCGCGCCATGAGCGTGGTGATGCGCCGCAACGGCGAGATCATCACCACCAAGGGCAAGGGCAACGGCCCGATCGACGCCTTCCTGGACGCCCTGCGCCAGGGCTGCGGCACCGACCTGCACGTCGTCGACTATCGCGAGCACGCCATCGGCTCCGGCGAGGACGCCCAGGCCTGCGCCTACGTCGAGGTGAAAACCGGCGACAGGACGCTGTTCGGCGTGGGCATCGACGCCGACATCGTGACCGCCTCGCTGCGGGCACTGGTGAGCGCCGCGAACCGGGCGACGCGGTAA